AAATTTTGAAAGATATGATCGTCAAATCCAGATTTATGGCGGGGTTTGACTCCGACTATGTTCCGGGCTGGGACTGTCATGGCTTACCCATCGAGCATCAAGTGGATAAGGAACTCGGCGCAGAAAAGGCCAAGATGAATTATGTCGAGATTCGCCGCCGCTGCAGAGGTTATGCTGAAAAATTCATCGATATTCAGCGGGAGGAATTCAAACGACTCGGCGTATTCGGCGAATGGCAGGACCCGTATCTGACGATGAAATACAAGTATCAGGCTACCATCGTCCGGGAACTGGGTAAATTCTTCGCAAATGGGTCAGTCTATCGCGGTAAGAAACCGGTGTACTGGTGTGCTTCGTGTGTTACTGCGCTTGCGGAAGCTGAAGTGGAATATATGGACGATTCAAGCCCGTCCATTTACGTGCGATTCGCTGCAATCGACGATTTCTCCCAAAGAATACCCGAAGTCAAGGACAAGAAAGTCTTCGTGGTAATCTGGACCACGACTCCATGGACCATTCCTGCGAATCTGGCAATAGCAGTGCACCCGGATGAATCGTATGCAGCCGTCCAAGTAGGTGAGGAAGTTTACATTCTCGCTGAAAGACTTGTCCCGATAAATATGGATGCTTTCGGCATATCCGATTATCGGATTATTGCACGGTTTCAAGGCAAGATCCTGGAAGGGCTCAAAGCGCGGCATCCTCTGTACGACCGCGAATCGCAACTCATCCTCGCGCCTTTTGTAACACTCGACGCGGGCACCGGTTGCGTTCATGTGGCTCCCGGCCATGGGCAAGAGGACTATGAAGTGGGCCGCAAGTACGGCATTGAAGTGTACGCGCCTGTTGACGATCGAGGAATCTTCACCGATGATGTTGAGTTCTTTGCCGGAAAATTCGTTTTTGCCGCGAACAAGGATGTCATCGCCAAATTGAAAGAGGTTGGTGCACTCATGGCATCCGAAACCATGAGCCATAGCTATCCTCATTGTTGGCGATGCAAAAAACCCGTTATCTATCGGGCAACGTTCCAATGGTTCATCTCCATGGAGAACACCGGTCTCAGGAACAAAGCTCTGAAAGAGATCGATACAGTCGGATGGATTCCCAAGTGGGGCCGCGACAGAATCTACGGTATGATTCAGCACAGACCGGACTGGTGCATTTCGCGTCAGCGAGCATGGGGAGTTCCGATCACCGCGCTCAGATGCGCGGATTGCGATGACATTGTAGCGCCCCCTGAATTGTTTGAAAAAGTTGCTCAATTGTTTGAAGAGCAAGGAGCTGACGTTTGGTTCGAGCGCGATGTCACGGATCTTGCGCCTCCGGGAACCACATGCCCGTCGTGCGGAAGCTCCTCACTGATCAAGGAAACCGACATCCTGGATGTGTGGTTCGATTCCGGGGTTAGCTGGGCCGCTGTGTGCGAGCAACGTCCCAATCTGGATTATCCTGCACAGCTTTACCTGGAAGGGAGCGATCAGCATCGAGGATGGTTCCACAGCGCATTGCTGACTTCCGTGGGTACGCGCGGAAGAGCGCCCTATGACGCGGTCCTTACACACGGATTCGTGGTTGACGGTCAGGGTAAGAAGATGTCCAAGTCACTCGGAAACGTAATCCAGCCCGGAGAAATCATTGACAAGTACGGTGCGGACATTTTGAGGCTTTGGGTCTCTGCAGAAGATTACCGAGACGATATCAGGATTTCAAAAGAGATTCTTGAACGGCTTTCCGAAGCGTACCGGCGCATTCGGAATACCTGCAGGTTTCTCCTGGGAAATCTTGCCGATTTCGATCCACAGCAGCACATGATGCCGGTTGCAGACATGAAGCAACTTGACAGGTACGCTTTGCACCGACTCAATGCAGTGATCGCAAGGATTCGGAATGCGTATGAAAATTTCGAGTTTCATGTGGTATTTCACACGCTGTACAACTATTGCACGGTTGACCTGTCCTCCTTGTATTTGGATATTCTGAAGGACCGC
The sequence above is a segment of the Desulfomonile tiedjei DSM 6799 genome. Coding sequences within it:
- the ileS gene encoding isoleucine--tRNA ligase, which produces MDYKNTLNLPQTAFPMKANLPKREPDLLKKWEEEEIYSKILETSKGRKKYILHDGPPYANGHIHLGTALNKILKDMIVKSRFMAGFDSDYVPGWDCHGLPIEHQVDKELGAEKAKMNYVEIRRRCRGYAEKFIDIQREEFKRLGVFGEWQDPYLTMKYKYQATIVRELGKFFANGSVYRGKKPVYWCASCVTALAEAEVEYMDDSSPSIYVRFAAIDDFSQRIPEVKDKKVFVVIWTTTPWTIPANLAIAVHPDESYAAVQVGEEVYILAERLVPINMDAFGISDYRIIARFQGKILEGLKARHPLYDRESQLILAPFVTLDAGTGCVHVAPGHGQEDYEVGRKYGIEVYAPVDDRGIFTDDVEFFAGKFVFAANKDVIAKLKEVGALMASETMSHSYPHCWRCKKPVIYRATFQWFISMENTGLRNKALKEIDTVGWIPKWGRDRIYGMIQHRPDWCISRQRAWGVPITALRCADCDDIVAPPELFEKVAQLFEEQGADVWFERDVTDLAPPGTTCPSCGSSSLIKETDILDVWFDSGVSWAAVCEQRPNLDYPAQLYLEGSDQHRGWFHSALLTSVGTRGRAPYDAVLTHGFVVDGQGKKMSKSLGNVIQPGEIIDKYGADILRLWVSAEDYRDDIRISKEILERLSEAYRRIRNTCRFLLGNLADFDPQQHMMPVADMKQLDRYALHRLNAVIARIRNAYENFEFHVVFHTLYNYCTVDLSSLYLDILKDRLYVERTDGTLRRSAQSALYRILDALVRLMAPIITFTAEEVWSAFKGDHASSIHLTEFPETIGGVDLTAEEKNRWDAMFSLRQDVAKSLEEARASKMIGSSLEAKVLIEVHPALVTAIRETEDPAGFFIVSQIEVRENGSDPAEGEEIPAPKITVTRAEGGKCPRCWTWNPGVGADEIYTEVCPRCAGVLRESGVSPD